The genomic region GTGCACAGCATGCAAGAGACATTGCCAAAATGGCCGGAGCACAAATTGTTGCAATTGCAGATCCAAATAAAAAAAGTGTTGAAGAATTAGCCAATGATTTAGGAAACATCAAGCAATTCACAGATGGAAATGAACTTATTGATGACAAAGCCATCGATGCTGTGATTGTTGCTTCACCTGACCGCTTCCATGCCGGCTATGTATTGAAAGCCCTTCTGAAAGGAAAATTCGTTTTCTGTGAAAAACCTCTTGCCGATACCCCTGACGAAGCTTGGAAAATTGTCGAAGCAGAAAAGAATACAGGCAAACATTTAGTTTCCGTAGGTTTCAACAGACGTTTCGATCCACGTCATCTGGCAGTCAAAGAAAAAGTTGACAGCCAATTTTATGGGCGGCCCTTGCTTTGGAAGGGATTTCACCATAATGCAAGTGCCATGTATGATACGGATGGTTGCTTTATCCTTAACAACTCAGCCGGGCATGATGTTGACAGTGCCTCATGGATACTTGGTTCACACGTCAGGGCTGTCAATGTCAAAGGGTTGCGTTCACATGAAAATCTCGACAAGGATGCCAGGGACCTATTGGTTGTCAACATGGAAATGGAAAATGGAACACTTGCCGTTGCTGAGGTCTATGTAAATTGCCGTTACGGCTATGAAGTCGGTTTGGACGTAGTTTGCCAAGATGGTGTCATTTCCTTCCAACCGAAGGAACTTGTGACTATTCGGCACAGCGATTCAAACTCTTTGCTCATGAGTGATGATTTCCGAGGATATTTCATTGAATCATACAGGACAGAAATGGAAAAATGGATTGAAAGCATGGAAAAGGGAATTAGGTTCCCAGGTGCCAGTGCCTATGATGGATATCTT from Spirochaetia bacterium harbors:
- a CDS encoding Gfo/Idh/MocA family oxidoreductase, which produces MIGIGLIGTGAMGAQHARDIAKMAGAQIVAIADPNKKSVEELANDLGNIKQFTDGNELIDDKAIDAVIVASPDRFHAGYVLKALLKGKFVFCEKPLADTPDEAWKIVEAEKNTGKHLVSVGFNRRFDPRHLAVKEKVDSQFYGRPLLWKGFHHNASAMYDTDGCFILNNSAGHDVDSASWILGSHVRAVNVKGLRSHENLDKDARDLLVVNMEMENGTLAVAEVYVNCRYGYEVGLDVVCQDGVISFQPKELVTIRHSDSNSLLMSDDFRGYFIESYRTEMEKWIESMEKGIRFPGASAYDGYLAIATTFAAGKSLISGKPVEVKPRELEEI